The Bacteroides acidifaciens genome includes a region encoding these proteins:
- a CDS encoding glucose-6-phosphate isomerase, translating into MISLNIEKTFGFISKEKVSAYDAEVKAAQEMLEKGTGKGNDFLGWLHLPSSISKEHLADLNATAKVLRDNCEVVIIAGIGGSYLGARAVIEALSNSFIWLQDKKTAPVMIYAGHNISEDYLYELTEYLKDKKFGVINISKSGTTTETALAFRLLKKQCEDQRGKETAKQVIVAVTDAKKGAARVTADKEGYKTFIIPDNVGGRFSVLTPVGLLPIAVAGFDIEQLVAGAADMEKACGADVPFAENPAAIYAATRNELYRNGKKIEILVNFCPKLHYVSEWWKQLYGESEGKDNKGIFPASVDFSTDLHSMGQWIQEGERSIFETVISLDKVDHKLEVPSDEANLDGLNFLAGKRVDEVNKMAELGTQLAHVDGGVPNMRIVLPSLSEYNIGGLLYFFEKACGISGYLLGVNPFNQPGVEAYKKNMFALLDKPGYEEESKAIRAKL; encoded by the coding sequence ATGATTAGCTTGAACATTGAAAAAACTTTTGGATTTATCTCCAAAGAAAAGGTTTCTGCCTACGACGCAGAGGTAAAAGCCGCACAGGAAATGCTGGAAAAAGGAACCGGAAAAGGCAACGACTTCTTAGGTTGGCTGCACTTGCCGTCTTCTATCAGCAAAGAACATTTGGCTGACTTGAACGCTACTGCAAAAGTTTTGAGAGACAACTGCGAAGTAGTAATCATTGCCGGTATCGGTGGTAGCTACCTGGGTGCACGAGCTGTAATCGAGGCTTTATCTAACAGCTTCATTTGGTTGCAGGACAAGAAAACGGCTCCTGTCATGATTTATGCCGGACACAACATCAGCGAAGATTATCTGTATGAACTCACCGAATATCTGAAAGACAAGAAGTTCGGTGTTATCAATATCTCCAAATCAGGAACGACAACCGAAACTGCACTTGCGTTCCGTCTGTTGAAAAAACAATGCGAAGACCAACGTGGTAAGGAAACTGCCAAACAGGTTATCGTAGCCGTTACAGATGCCAAAAAAGGTGCTGCACGTGTTACTGCCGACAAGGAAGGATACAAAACATTCATCATCCCCGATAACGTAGGCGGACGCTTCTCTGTTCTGACTCCGGTTGGTTTGCTGCCGATTGCCGTTGCCGGATTCGACATTGAGCAATTGGTTGCCGGTGCTGCCGACATGGAAAAGGCATGTGGCGCAGACGTTCCGTTTGCCGAAAACCCTGCTGCTATCTACGCTGCTACCCGTAACGAACTGTACAGAAACGGAAAGAAAATCGAAATCCTCGTCAACTTCTGCCCGAAACTGCATTATGTAAGCGAATGGTGGAAACAGCTATACGGAGAATCAGAAGGTAAGGACAACAAGGGTATTTTCCCCGCATCAGTAGACTTCTCTACTGACCTTCATTCTATGGGACAATGGATTCAGGAAGGTGAACGCTCTATCTTCGAAACTGTTATCTCACTGGATAAGGTAGACCATAAACTGGAAGTTCCTTCTGACGAAGCAAACCTGGACGGCCTGAATTTCTTAGCCGGCAAACGTGTGGACGAAGTGAACAAGATGGCGGAACTCGGTACTCAGTTGGCTCACGTTGACGGTGGCGTACCTAATATGCGTATCGTTCTTCCTTCATTGAGCGAATATAATATCGGTGGTTTGCTGTATTTCTTTGAAAAGGCTTGCGGCATCAGCGGTTATCTGCTGGGCGTGAATCCGTTCAACCAACCGGGTGTAGAAGCATACAAGAAAAATATGTTTGCCTTGCTTGACAAACCGGGCTATGAAGAAGAGTCTAAAGCGATTCGTGCTAAATTGTAA
- a CDS encoding ABC transporter ATP-binding protein: MIELKKLTLGYGQRTLLKTVNAQITGGQLVALLGRNGTGKSTLLRAIMGLESPQSGEINLQGKDIASLKPEKLALSISFVTTDKVRIANLRCKDVVALGRAPYTNWLGQLQPEDQKIVDNALQLVGMSGYAEKTMDKMSDGECQRIMIARALAQDTPVILLDEPTAFLDLPNRYELCLLLKKLAQEEGKCILFSTHDLDIALSLCDSIMLIDNPHMYTLPTSEMITSGHIERLFHNESVTFDAQEMRVRIK, translated from the coding sequence ATGATTGAGCTTAAGAAACTGACACTAGGATACGGACAGCGCACGCTGTTGAAAACGGTAAACGCCCAAATCACAGGCGGACAACTCGTTGCACTGCTAGGACGCAACGGAACAGGAAAAAGTACTCTCTTGCGTGCCATAATGGGACTGGAAAGTCCTCAGTCGGGAGAAATCAATCTGCAAGGAAAAGACATTGCTTCACTGAAACCGGAAAAATTAGCTCTGAGCATTAGTTTCGTAACCACCGACAAAGTACGCATCGCCAATCTTCGCTGTAAGGATGTGGTAGCGTTGGGGCGCGCTCCCTACACAAACTGGCTTGGTCAGCTTCAACCGGAAGACCAGAAAATTGTGGATAATGCTCTGCAGTTGGTCGGCATGTCTGGTTATGCAGAAAAGACAATGGACAAGATGTCTGACGGCGAATGCCAGAGAATCATGATTGCCCGTGCACTTGCGCAGGACACCCCAGTTATCCTGCTCGACGAACCGACTGCCTTCCTTGACTTACCCAATCGCTATGAACTCTGCCTGCTACTGAAAAAGCTGGCACAAGAAGAAGGCAAATGTATCTTGTTCTCCACACATGACCTTGACATCGCATTGTCGCTTTGCGACTCTATCATGCTGATAGATAACCCGCATATGTACACTTTACCTACTTCGGAAATGATAACCAGCGGACATATAGAAAGGCTTTTCCACAATGAATCGGTGACATTCGATGCTCAGGAGATGAGAGTGCGCATCAAATGA
- a CDS encoding ABC transporter substrate-binding protein, with product MKSPALTITLLCLLFLASCITRNKTSLEAFNQDVYTPEYASGFKILGAENATSTLIQITNPWQGANDVTMSYFVTRNGEQAPAGFNGPIIPAGAKQIVCMSSSYIAMLDELGEINRIVGVSGIDYIANPYILAHKDSIKDMGPEMNYELLIGLKPDVVLLYGIGDAQTAVTDKLKELSIPYLYMGEYLEESPLGKAEWMIVLSELTDKREKGIEIFREIPQRYYALKALTDSVSQRPTVMFNTPWNDSWVMPSTQSYMTRLIADAGAEYIYKENSSNSSTPIGLETAYGLIQKADYWINVGSATTLDELKAVNPKFADAKAVNEKTVYNNNLRLTPTGGNDYWESAVVRPDVVLRDLIHIFHPELVSDSLYYYRRLE from the coding sequence GTGAAATCTCCTGCTCTGACTATCACGTTACTTTGCCTGCTCTTTTTGGCAAGCTGTATCACCCGTAATAAGACATCTCTGGAAGCATTCAACCAAGATGTATATACCCCTGAATACGCTTCGGGATTTAAAATTCTGGGTGCCGAGAACGCCACCAGCACACTTATACAGATTACCAACCCGTGGCAAGGCGCCAACGATGTAACAATGTCCTATTTTGTTACACGCAACGGTGAGCAAGCGCCTGCCGGATTCAACGGTCCCATCATCCCTGCCGGAGCCAAACAAATTGTATGCATGTCTTCTTCCTACATCGCCATGCTCGATGAACTAGGAGAAATCAACCGGATTGTCGGAGTTTCGGGCATTGATTATATCGCCAATCCCTACATCCTTGCCCACAAAGATTCAATCAAGGATATGGGTCCTGAAATGAACTACGAACTGCTGATTGGATTAAAACCCGACGTAGTTTTGCTCTATGGCATAGGTGACGCCCAAACCGCTGTAACAGACAAGTTGAAAGAACTTTCCATACCTTATTTATATATGGGTGAATATCTGGAAGAATCACCGCTCGGCAAGGCCGAATGGATGATTGTCCTTTCCGAACTGACAGACAAGCGGGAAAAGGGAATAGAAATATTCCGGGAAATCCCCCAACGGTATTATGCACTGAAAGCCCTCACGGATTCCGTCAGCCAGCGCCCTACCGTTATGTTCAACACTCCGTGGAACGACAGTTGGGTAATGCCTTCCACCCAAAGTTATATGACACGACTGATTGCCGATGCAGGCGCAGAGTACATTTATAAAGAAAACAGTTCTAACAGTTCAACCCCAATCGGACTGGAAACAGCCTATGGACTGATACAAAAAGCCGATTATTGGATAAATGTCGGTTCAGCGACTACGCTTGATGAGCTGAAAGCTGTCAACCCTAAATTCGCAGACGCAAAAGCCGTGAACGAAAAGACTGTTTATAACAACAACTTACGGTTGACACCGACAGGCGGAAACGATTATTGGGAATCGGCAGTTGTCCGTCCCGACGTTGTGTTACGCGACTTGATTCATATTTTTCATCCGGAGCTTGTTTCCGATTCACTTTATTATTACAGGCGTCTGGAATGA
- a CDS encoding FecCD family ABC transporter permease, with protein MKQPRKHTALLFIALSITALLLLVIDMATGDTYIPVSKVCAVLTGGECDEMTRNILLSIRFIRVIVAALIGVALSVSGLQMQTVFQNPLADPYLLGVSSGAGLGVALFILGAPLLGWSEFPLLQSLGIVGSGWIGTAVILLGVAVISRKVKNILGVLIMGVMIGYVAGAIIQILQYLSSAEQLKMFTLWSMGSLGHITTTQLGIMTPMLCLGLLISIVCIKPLNLLLLGENYARTMGMNIKRSRTLIFISTALLTGTVTAFCGPVGFIGLAVPHVTRLLFNNADHRILVPGTMLTGLISMLLCDIIAKKFLLPVNCITALLGVPVILWVIAKNLHVTK; from the coding sequence ATGAAACAACCCCGCAAACATACTGCACTTTTATTTATCGCGCTAAGCATAACCGCCCTATTATTGCTAGTCATAGATATGGCAACCGGAGACACGTATATCCCTGTCTCTAAGGTATGTGCCGTGCTCACCGGGGGTGAATGTGATGAAATGACACGCAACATTCTTCTTTCTATCCGGTTCATACGGGTAATAGTGGCGGCACTGATAGGTGTGGCACTCTCTGTAAGCGGTTTGCAGATGCAGACAGTTTTCCAAAACCCATTGGCAGACCCCTATTTGCTGGGAGTAAGTTCCGGTGCAGGATTAGGGGTTGCCTTGTTTATATTGGGAGCTCCACTGCTCGGCTGGTCTGAATTTCCACTACTCCAGTCATTGGGCATCGTCGGTTCCGGCTGGATAGGAACGGCTGTCATTTTACTGGGAGTAGCCGTCATCAGCCGAAAAGTAAAAAATATCCTCGGTGTATTGATTATGGGGGTCATGATAGGTTATGTGGCTGGCGCCATTATTCAGATACTGCAATATCTGAGTTCTGCCGAACAATTGAAAATGTTTACGCTCTGGTCAATGGGTTCTCTCGGCCACATCACCACTACCCAATTGGGAATCATGACGCCTATGTTATGCCTGGGACTGCTCATTTCCATAGTCTGCATCAAACCGTTGAACCTGTTGCTTCTTGGAGAAAACTATGCACGGACAATGGGAATGAACATCAAGCGTTCACGTACTCTCATCTTCATCTCCACCGCGCTGCTGACAGGAACGGTGACCGCATTCTGCGGTCCGGTAGGTTTTATCGGGCTGGCAGTGCCGCACGTCACACGGTTGCTGTTCAACAACGCCGACCACCGGATACTTGTCCCCGGCACTATGCTGACGGGACTTATCAGCATGCTTCTCTGCGACATCATCGCCAAAAAATTCCTGCTTCCGGTGAACTGTATCACCGCTTTACTCGGTGTACCGGTCATTTTATGGGTAATAGCTAAAAACTTGCATGTAACCAAATGA
- a CDS encoding DUF5035 domain-containing protein, producing MKKRVLLLLPLFLGACSNSGESPVIKIEKLYVKAESDSDGAKEEDYANKMDELPALKVGDEVKALLLLDGNGAELKTFKLQKDNDEALDTKLVYQKTEVSTEGNLTDEENGQLRFKDGVTQTRIMVRATIAHVDKNGDVRLEFYLSSKAECEGAQEEIGLKTKVDDEKEE from the coding sequence ATGAAAAAGAGAGTATTATTGTTGCTACCATTGTTTTTAGGCGCTTGTTCCAATAGTGGGGAAAGTCCTGTGATTAAGATCGAAAAGCTATATGTGAAGGCTGAATCAGATAGTGATGGTGCAAAAGAAGAAGACTATGCCAATAAAATGGATGAGTTGCCGGCTTTGAAAGTGGGAGACGAGGTAAAGGCTCTTTTACTTTTGGATGGGAATGGTGCCGAATTGAAAACTTTTAAGCTTCAGAAAGATAACGATGAGGCATTAGACACCAAACTCGTATATCAGAAGACCGAAGTATCTACCGAAGGAAATCTGACGGATGAAGAGAATGGGCAACTTCGTTTTAAAGATGGTGTGACGCAGACCAGAATCATGGTGCGGGCCACTATTGCACACGTGGATAAGAACGGTGATGTAAGACTGGAATTTTATCTTTCCTCTAAGGCTGAATGTGAAGGAGCGCAAGAAGAAATCGGCTTAAAAACAAAGGTCGATGATGAAAAAGAAGAATAA
- a CDS encoding MATE family efflux transporter, giving the protein MYLCVLKLIGMTGQKTPTALGTEKIGKLLMQYAIPAIIAMTASSLYNMVDSIFIGHGVGAMAISGLALTFPLMNLAAAFGSLVGVGAATLVSVKLGQKDYDTAQRVLGNVLVLNIIIGLAFTVVTLMFLDPILYFFGGSDATVGYARDYMVVILLGNVVTHLYLGLNAVLRSAGYPQKAMYATIATVVINTILDPVFIYGFGWGIQGAAIATITAQVIALAWQFKLFSNKEELLHFHKGIFRLKKKIVVDSLAIGMAPFLMNLAACFIVILINQGLQHHGGDLAIGAFGIVNRLVFLFVMIVMGLNQGMQPIAGYNYGAKQYPRVTKVLKITIYAATIVTTAGFLMGMLIPKLAVSIFTTHQELVDISAKGLRIVVMFFPIVGFQMVTSNFFQSIGMASKAIFLSISRQVLILIPCLLILPRYYGQLGVWISMPISDLTASLIAGTMLWWQFRQFQKKPV; this is encoded by the coding sequence TTGTATCTTTGCGTCCTCAAACTAATAGGTATGACGGGACAAAAGACACCCACTGCGTTGGGAACAGAAAAGATTGGGAAGCTTTTAATGCAGTATGCCATTCCGGCAATTATCGCCATGACGGCGTCTTCTCTATATAATATGGTGGATAGTATTTTCATCGGTCACGGGGTAGGGGCAATGGCTATCTCCGGATTGGCGTTGACCTTTCCGCTGATGAATCTTGCTGCTGCTTTCGGCTCGCTGGTCGGTGTGGGGGCAGCTACATTGGTTTCGGTGAAACTGGGACAGAAAGATTACGACACCGCACAACGGGTACTTGGCAATGTGCTGGTACTGAATATTATCATCGGACTTGCCTTTACTGTTGTCACATTGATGTTTCTAGATCCGATTCTATATTTCTTCGGGGGAAGTGACGCCACGGTAGGCTATGCCCGTGATTATATGGTCGTTATCTTATTGGGCAACGTTGTCACCCACCTTTATTTAGGGTTGAATGCCGTACTCCGTTCGGCGGGGTATCCGCAGAAGGCGATGTATGCCACGATTGCTACAGTGGTGATTAACACGATACTTGACCCTGTTTTTATCTATGGCTTCGGCTGGGGAATACAGGGGGCGGCTATCGCTACCATTACTGCACAGGTCATCGCATTGGCATGGCAGTTCAAGCTATTCTCTAATAAAGAAGAACTGTTGCACTTCCATAAAGGAATTTTCCGGTTGAAGAAGAAAATCGTAGTCGATTCTTTGGCTATCGGTATGGCGCCTTTCCTTATGAATCTGGCGGCTTGCTTTATCGTGATTCTGATAAATCAAGGCTTACAGCATCACGGCGGTGACTTGGCTATCGGAGCATTCGGTATTGTCAACCGACTGGTATTCCTTTTTGTCATGATTGTAATGGGGCTGAACCAAGGCATGCAGCCGATTGCCGGCTACAATTATGGAGCCAAGCAATATCCGCGCGTGACAAAAGTCTTGAAAATAACGATTTATGCCGCTACTATCGTAACTACTGCCGGATTTTTGATGGGAATGTTGATTCCCAAATTGGCAGTTTCTATCTTTACTACGCATCAAGAACTGGTGGATATTTCTGCCAAAGGATTGCGTATTGTAGTGATGTTCTTCCCTATTGTCGGTTTTCAGATGGTGACTTCCAATTTCTTCCAGAGCATCGGTATGGCAAGTAAGGCAATCTTTCTTTCGATATCCCGTCAGGTTCTTATCCTGATTCCCTGTCTGTTGATTCTTCCTCGTTATTATGGGCAATTAGGAGTCTGGATAAGTATGCCGATTTCCGACCTGACAGCCAGTCTGATAGCGGGAACAATGCTTTGGTGGCAGTTCCGCCAATTCCAGAAGAAGCCTGTCTGA
- the asnA gene encoding aspartate--ammonia ligase: MSYLIKPKNYNPLLDLKQTELGIKQIKEFFQLNLSSELRLRRVTAPLFVLKGMGINDDLNGIERPVSFPIKDLGDAQAEVVHSLAKWKRLTLADYHIEPGYGIYTDMNAIRSDEELGNLHSLYVDQWDWERVITNEDRNINFLKEIVNRIYAAMIRTEYMVYEMYPQIKPCLPQKLHFIHSEELRQLYPDLEPKCREHAICKKYGAVFIIGIGCKLSDGKKHDGRAPDYDDYTSKGLNDLPGLNGDLLLWDDVLQRSIELSSMGIRVDKEALQRQLKEEKEEKRLELYFHKRLMNDTLPLSIGGGIGQSRLCMFYLRKAHIGEIQASIWPEDMRKECEELEIHLI, from the coding sequence ATGAGTTACTTGATAAAGCCTAAGAACTATAACCCGCTACTCGACCTCAAACAGACCGAGCTGGGAATCAAACAAATAAAAGAGTTCTTCCAGTTAAACTTATCATCCGAATTGCGTCTCCGACGTGTGACTGCCCCCCTGTTTGTGTTGAAAGGAATGGGTATCAATGATGACTTGAATGGAATAGAACGCCCTGTTTCTTTCCCTATCAAAGACCTGGGCGACGCACAAGCAGAAGTAGTTCATTCATTGGCTAAATGGAAAAGACTGACATTAGCCGATTACCATATCGAACCCGGTTATGGCATTTATACAGATATGAACGCCATCCGCTCCGATGAAGAACTGGGCAATCTCCACTCCCTCTATGTAGACCAATGGGACTGGGAACGTGTCATTACCAACGAAGACAGAAACATAAACTTCCTGAAGGAAATCGTAAACCGCATCTATGCAGCCATGATCCGCACGGAATATATGGTATATGAAATGTATCCTCAAATCAAGCCATGCTTGCCACAGAAGCTACACTTTATTCATTCGGAAGAGCTACGCCAGCTCTATCCCGACCTGGAACCTAAATGCCGCGAACATGCTATCTGCAAAAAATACGGAGCCGTATTTATTATAGGTATCGGTTGCAAACTAAGCGACGGCAAGAAACATGACGGACGTGCACCGGACTACGATGACTACACATCCAAAGGACTCAACGACTTGCCCGGACTGAACGGTGACCTGTTGCTGTGGGACGATGTACTGCAACGCTCCATTGAACTGTCATCCATGGGTATCCGTGTAGACAAAGAAGCCCTTCAACGTCAGTTGAAAGAAGAGAAAGAAGAGAAACGACTGGAACTTTATTTCCATAAGCGACTGATGAACGACACCCTTCCATTATCTATCGGCGGTGGTATCGGACAATCCCGCTTGTGTATGTTCTACCTGCGCAAAGCACATATTGGAGAAATACAAGCCAGTATCTGGCCCGAAGATATGCGCAAGGAATGTGAAGAACTTGAAATACATCTTATATAA
- the lysS gene encoding lysine--tRNA ligase, which produces MNILELSEQEIIRRNSLNELRAMGIDPYPAAEYVTNAFSTDIKAEFKDEDEPRQVSVAGRIMSRRVMGKASFIELQDSKGRIQVYITRDDICPGEDKELYNAVFKRLLDLGDFVGIEGFVFRTQMGEISIHAKKLTVLAKSIKPLPIVKYKDGVAYDSFEDPELRYRQRYVDLVVNDGVKETFLKRATVVKTLRNALDEAGYTEVETPILQSIAGGASARPFITHHNSLDIDLYLRIATELYLKRLIVGGFEGVYEIGKNFRNEGMDKTHNPEFTCMELYVQYKDYNWMMNFTEKLLERICIAVNGCTESVVDGKTISFKAPYRRLPILDAIKEKTGYDLNGKSEEEIRQVCKELKMEEIDDTMGKGKLIDEIFGEFCEGTYIQPTFITDYPVEMSPLTKMHRSKPGLTERFELMVNGKELANAYSELNDPIDQEERFKEQMRLADKGDDEAMIIDQDFLRSLQYGMPPTSGIGIGIDRLVMLMTGQTTIQEVLFFPQMRPEKVVKKDAAAKYMELGIAEEWVPVIQKAGYNTVEDMKNVNAQKLHQDICGINKKYKLELTNPSVNDVTDWIQKIK; this is translated from the coding sequence ATGAATATACTAGAACTAAGTGAACAGGAAATCATTCGGCGCAACAGCCTGAATGAGCTTCGTGCAATGGGTATCGACCCATACCCTGCAGCAGAGTATGTAACCAATGCTTTCTCTACAGATATTAAAGCTGAATTCAAAGACGAGGACGAGCCGCGCCAGGTTTCCGTAGCCGGACGTATCATGAGCCGCCGCGTAATGGGTAAAGCTTCTTTTATCGAATTACAGGACTCCAAAGGTCGCATCCAGGTGTACATTACCCGTGACGACATCTGTCCGGGAGAAGACAAGGAACTATACAACGCTGTATTCAAACGCCTGCTCGACTTAGGTGACTTTGTCGGTATCGAAGGCTTCGTATTCCGCACACAGATGGGCGAAATCAGTATTCATGCCAAGAAGCTGACCGTACTTGCCAAATCGATCAAACCGCTTCCTATCGTAAAATACAAGGATGGCGTAGCTTACGACTCTTTTGAAGATCCCGAACTCCGTTATCGCCAACGTTATGTAGACTTGGTGGTAAACGATGGCGTGAAAGAGACATTCCTGAAGCGTGCCACCGTAGTGAAAACACTGCGCAACGCTCTTGATGAAGCCGGATACACTGAAGTGGAAACTCCTATCCTGCAATCTATTGCCGGTGGAGCAAGCGCACGCCCGTTCATCACACACCATAACTCACTGGATATAGACCTTTATCTGCGCATCGCAACGGAACTTTATCTGAAAAGACTGATTGTAGGTGGTTTTGAAGGTGTATATGAAATCGGTAAGAACTTCCGCAACGAGGGTATGGACAAGACTCACAATCCGGAGTTTACTTGTATGGAACTTTATGTCCAATACAAGGACTATAACTGGATGATGAACTTCACCGAGAAGTTATTGGAACGTATCTGTATCGCTGTGAACGGCTGTACGGAAAGCGTTGTCGACGGAAAGACCATCAGTTTCAAAGCTCCTTACCGCCGTCTGCCTATCCTCGATGCTATCAAGGAAAAGACCGGTTACGACCTGAACGGCAAGAGCGAAGAAGAAATCCGCCAAGTCTGCAAGGAACTGAAAATGGAGGAAATCGACGACACAATGGGTAAAGGTAAGTTGATTGACGAAATCTTCGGCGAATTCTGCGAAGGTACTTATATCCAGCCGACTTTCATCACCGATTATCCGGTTGAAATGTCTCCGCTGACCAAGATGCACCGCTCCAAACCGGGACTGACCGAACGTTTCGAATTGATGGTAAACGGCAAGGAACTTGCCAATGCCTACTCGGAATTGAACGACCCGATCGACCAGGAAGAACGTTTTAAAGAACAAATGCGTCTGGCCGACAAGGGTGACGATGAAGCAATGATTATCGACCAGGATTTCCTGCGTTCTTTGCAATATGGTATGCCTCCTACATCAGGTATTGGTATCGGTATTGACCGTCTGGTTATGTTAATGACCGGTCAGACTACCATTCAGGAAGTATTATTCTTCCCGCAAATGCGCCCGGAAAAGGTAGTGAAGAAAGACGCAGCCGCCAAATATATGGAACTGGGTATCGCTGAAGAGTGGGTTCCGGTTATTCAGAAAGCCGGTTACAACACCGTAGAAGACATGAAAAATGTCAATGCGCAGAAGCTACACCAGGACATCTGCGGCATCAACAAGAAATATAAATTAGAACTGACCAACCCGTCGGTAAACGACGTAACTGATTGGATACAGAAAATTAAATAA
- a CDS encoding HAD family hydrolase, giving the protein MKKKLKAVLFDMDGVLFNSMPYHSEAWHKVMKSHGLTLSREEAYMHEGRTGAATINIVFQREQGREATQEEIESIYQEKSVLFNSYAEAERMPGAWELLQKIKSEGLVPMVVTGSGQLSLLERLEHNFPGMFKKELMVTAFDVKYGKPHPEPYLMALKKGGLNANEAVVIENAPLGVEAGHKAGIFTIAVNTGPLDGQFLLDAGADLLFPSMQALSEAWDNLNI; this is encoded by the coding sequence ATGAAAAAGAAACTGAAAGCCGTCTTGTTCGACATGGACGGTGTACTTTTCAACTCTATGCCCTACCATTCCGAAGCCTGGCATAAAGTAATGAAATCTCACGGGCTCACCCTCAGCCGCGAAGAAGCGTATATGCACGAAGGACGGACGGGAGCTGCTACTATCAACATCGTGTTCCAACGTGAACAGGGCAGAGAAGCTACCCAGGAAGAAATAGAAAGTATCTATCAGGAGAAAAGTGTCCTGTTCAATTCGTATGCGGAAGCGGAACGTATGCCCGGTGCATGGGAGTTATTACAAAAAATAAAGAGTGAAGGACTGGTTCCTATGGTAGTGACCGGTTCGGGACAGTTATCGCTGCTCGAGCGATTGGAGCACAACTTTCCGGGCATGTTCAAAAAAGAATTGATGGTTACGGCTTTCGATGTAAAATACGGAAAGCCACACCCGGAACCTTATCTGATGGCACTAAAAAAAGGCGGATTGAACGCAAACGAAGCCGTTGTCATAGAAAACGCTCCGTTGGGAGTGGAAGCCGGACACAAAGCGGGCATCTTCACGATTGCTGTAAACACAGGACCGCTGGACGGACAGTTTTTACTGGATGCGGGAGCCGATTTATTGTTCCCTTCCATGCAAGCACTTAGTGAAGCCTGGGACAACCTGAACATATAA
- a CDS encoding NAD(P)H-dependent glycerol-3-phosphate dehydrogenase, which produces MKLPGKIAIMGGGSWATAIAKMCLAQEDSINWYMRRDDRIADFKRLGHNPAYLTGVKFDTKRICFSSNINDVVKESDTLIFVTPSPYLKAHLKKLKTKIKDKFIITAIKGIVPDDNVIVSEYFTKEYGVPPENIAVLAGPCHAEEVALERLSYLTIACPDKDKARIFARRLGSSFIKTSVSDDVSGIEYSSVLKNVYAIAAGICSGLKYGDNFQAVLISNAIQEMNRFLNTVHPLNRNVDESVYLGDLLVTGYSNFSRNRTFGSMIGKGYSVKSAQIEMEMIAEGYYGTKCIKEINKHHHVNMPILDAVYNILYERISPMIEIKLLTDSFR; this is translated from the coding sequence ATGAAATTACCCGGTAAGATAGCGATAATGGGCGGTGGAAGTTGGGCCACAGCTATTGCAAAGATGTGTCTGGCTCAAGAAGACTCTATCAATTGGTATATGCGACGCGATGACCGCATCGCCGATTTCAAGAGATTGGGGCACAATCCGGCTTATCTGACAGGAGTGAAATTCGATACAAAGCGTATCTGTTTCAGTTCCAACATCAACGATGTTGTGAAAGAATCAGATACGCTGATTTTCGTCACTCCTTCCCCTTATCTGAAAGCTCACCTGAAAAAGCTGAAAACCAAGATAAAGGATAAGTTCATCATCACCGCTATCAAAGGAATCGTACCCGACGACAACGTTATCGTATCAGAATACTTCACCAAGGAATACGGTGTTCCTCCCGAAAACATAGCTGTACTGGCAGGTCCCTGCCATGCAGAAGAAGTAGCCTTGGAACGCCTTTCTTATCTGACCATTGCCTGCCCGGACAAAGACAAAGCACGCATATTTGCGCGCCGGCTGGGAAGCAGTTTTATCAAAACATCTGTTAGTGACGACGTATCAGGTATCGAATATAGTTCGGTACTCAAAAACGTGTATGCTATCGCCGCCGGCATTTGCAGCGGACTGAAATACGGCGACAACTTCCAAGCCGTACTGATTTCCAACGCTATCCAGGAGATGAACCGTTTCCTGAATACGGTGCACCCGTTGAACAGAAACGTAGATGAATCTGTTTATCTCGGAGACTTGCTGGTGACGGGATACTCCAACTTCAGCCGTAACCGGACATTCGGTTCGATGATAGGCAAAGGATATTCCGTAAAGAGCGCACAGATTGAAATGGAAATGATTGCCGAAGGTTACTACGGTACGAAATGTATCAAGGAAATCAACAAGCATCATCATGTCAATATGCCGATACTGGATGCTGTATACAATATCTTGTACGAACGCATCTCGCCTATGATTGAGATTAAATTACTAACTGATTCTTTTAGATAA